A single region of the Streptomyces sp. NBC_01262 genome encodes:
- a CDS encoding DUF5134 domain-containing protein: MHGPVVVGWLLVALGAGTGLYCLTARPAGRDEAVMGLGMAAMAVPVSVLDPAPWGPPLFAVLFGAMAVRALLMARGQRRGPGHHAHHAVGAGAMAYMAVAMVPGGHAHAHTMGGVPLLTGMLLLYFTAYVLAAGVRLAAVPVAAGPATTVLRAPELAAACRVSMALGMCAMLLTL, translated from the coding sequence ATGCACGGACCCGTGGTCGTTGGGTGGCTGCTCGTCGCGCTGGGCGCCGGCACCGGGCTGTACTGCCTGACGGCGCGTCCGGCGGGGCGGGACGAGGCGGTGATGGGGCTCGGGATGGCGGCGATGGCGGTGCCGGTGTCCGTGCTGGACCCGGCGCCGTGGGGACCGCCGCTGTTCGCGGTGCTCTTCGGGGCGATGGCGGTGCGGGCGCTGCTGATGGCGCGGGGGCAGCGCCGGGGGCCGGGGCATCACGCGCATCACGCGGTGGGCGCGGGGGCGATGGCGTACATGGCGGTGGCGATGGTGCCCGGCGGGCACGCGCATGCGCACACCATGGGCGGGGTGCCGCTGCTGACGGGGATGCTGCTGCTGTACTTCACGGCGTACGTGCTGGCGGCCGGGGTGCGGCTGGCGGCGGTGCCGGTGGCGGCGGGTCCCGCGACGACGGTGCTGCGGGCGCCGGAGCTGGCGGCGGCGTGCCGGGTGTCGATGGCGCTGGGGATGTGCGCCATGCTGCTGACCCTGTGA
- a CDS encoding M56 family metallopeptidase, with product MTVPFVLLVLGAVAAATAPRLLARADWPDREPVLALWVWQCVVAAVLLCCVLAMALSAAAAWAAVRGNLFAFAPRGVADAYGLPGAGPWAGALAVLLACGGAWTAAMLTREVRAARARQRKRRTDLLVRAPRLPGEGLELAPDERLVVLEGDRPDAWWLAGPRPRLVITTGALRRLKGRQLDAVLAHELGHARARHDVLLHCAGALAAGFPQVPVFAGFRDQVHRLIELAADDIASRRFGRLTTALALVELNEDRGVFGPCATPLDDDSGHVSGRVNRLLDPAPRLSRVRRVRLTALSLLVPAIPLLVAFGPGLTALA from the coding sequence ATGACGGTCCCGTTCGTGCTGCTCGTGCTGGGCGCGGTGGCCGCGGCGACGGCGCCGCGACTGCTGGCGCGCGCCGACTGGCCGGACCGTGAGCCCGTGCTGGCCCTGTGGGTCTGGCAGTGCGTGGTCGCCGCCGTCCTGCTGTGCTGCGTCCTGGCCATGGCGCTGAGCGCCGCCGCCGCGTGGGCGGCCGTGCGCGGGAACCTCTTCGCCTTCGCTCCCAGGGGTGTGGCGGACGCGTACGGTCTTCCCGGCGCCGGGCCGTGGGCCGGGGCGCTGGCCGTCCTGCTCGCGTGCGGCGGCGCCTGGACCGCGGCGATGCTCACCCGTGAGGTGCGGGCCGCCCGGGCCCGGCAGCGCAAGCGCCGTACCGACCTGCTGGTACGGGCGCCTCGGCTGCCCGGCGAGGGCCTGGAACTGGCGCCGGACGAGCGGCTGGTCGTCCTGGAGGGCGACCGGCCCGACGCGTGGTGGCTGGCCGGGCCCCGGCCGAGGCTGGTCATCACGACGGGCGCGCTGCGGCGGCTGAAGGGCCGTCAGCTCGACGCCGTGCTCGCCCATGAGCTGGGGCACGCCAGGGCCCGGCATGACGTCCTGCTGCACTGCGCGGGAGCGCTGGCCGCGGGTTTTCCGCAGGTGCCGGTCTTCGCCGGGTTCCGCGACCAGGTGCACCGGCTGATCGAGCTGGCCGCCGACGACATCGCCTCGCGTCGCTTCGGGCGGCTGACGACCGCTCTCGCCCTGGTCGAACTCAACGAGGACCGCGGCGTGTTCGGCCCCTGTGCCACCCCGCTCGATGACGACTCCGGCCATGTCTCCGGCCGCGTCAACCGGCTGCTCGACCCGGCACCGCGGCTCAGCCGCGTACGCCGGGTCCGCCTCACCGCGCTGTCCCTGCTGGTGCCGGCGATCCCCCTGCTCGTGGCCTTCGGACCGGGTCTGACCGCCCTGGCATGA
- a CDS encoding phosphatase PAP2 family protein, whose translation MHDAPLTETPAASPRGAWLRWLALLTVLFAVLLALVAVRWGPLMSLDRRIARGLHTVAVGHPALTHVNRVLTDWVWDPLTMRGLLLVATLWMLWRRAWRAALWLAVCGVVGNLASQGMKAAVGRARPHWPDPVDSAGYAAFPSGHAMTAAIVCGALLWLFLHRTTAGPAWRAAAWTVALVSVVGVGFTRVYLGVHWASDVVGGWLLGGVVLAGSAALCAPWQAGWRT comes from the coding sequence ATGCACGACGCGCCACTGACCGAAACCCCGGCCGCCTCCCCACGCGGCGCCTGGCTGCGGTGGCTGGCGCTGCTCACCGTGCTCTTCGCCGTGCTGCTCGCCCTGGTGGCCGTCCGGTGGGGACCCCTGATGTCCCTGGACCGGCGGATCGCGCGCGGCCTGCACACCGTCGCCGTCGGCCATCCGGCGCTGACGCACGTCAACCGGGTGCTCACCGACTGGGTCTGGGATCCACTGACCATGCGCGGGCTGCTGCTGGTGGCGACACTGTGGATGCTCTGGCGCCGGGCGTGGCGCGCCGCGCTGTGGCTGGCGGTGTGCGGCGTGGTGGGCAATCTGGCGTCGCAGGGCATGAAGGCGGCGGTCGGCCGGGCGCGGCCGCACTGGCCGGACCCGGTGGACAGCGCGGGCTACGCGGCGTTCCCGTCGGGGCACGCGATGACGGCGGCCATCGTGTGCGGGGCCCTGCTGTGGCTGTTCCTGCACCGCACGACGGCCGGGCCGGCCTGGCGGGCCGCGGCCTGGACGGTGGCCCTGGTGTCGGTCGTCGGGGTGGGCTTCACCCGGGTCTATCTGGGCGTGCACTGGGCGTCGGACGTGGTGGGCGGCTGGCTGCTGGGCGGGGTGGTCCTGGCGGGGTCGGCCGCGCTGTGCGCGCCGTGGCAGGCAGGATGGCGTACATGA